The window CAACGGGATTCTGAAGCCGTCGGAAGGGACAGTCAGCGTGCTTGATGTAACCATCCGGGCCGGCGAAAAATCGCCGAAGCTGCTGCCGCTCCGCCGCAGGGTGGGCCTTGTCTTTCAATTTCCGGAGCAGCAGATGTTCGAAGAGACCGTGGAGAAGGATTTGATTTTTGGACCGCTTAATTTTGGCATGAGTCCGGAGGAAGCCAAACTGCGGGCCCGTCAGGCGATGACGGATATGGGGCTGGACCTTAGTCTGCTGGAACGCAATCCGTTCCGCTTGAGCGGAGGACAGATGCGTAAAGCGGCGATTGCTTCGGTGCTGGCGATGGACCCGGATATCGTCGTGCTGGATGAGCCGACGGCGACGCTGGATCCTGTCAGCCGCGCAGAACTGATCAGCCTTCTGGAGCGGCTCTGCCGCGAACAGGGGCGGACGATAATCATCGTAACCCATCGAATGGACGAGCTGCTGCCCTATGCTGATCACTGGGCACTGCTCAAGGAAGGGCGTATGGCCTTTCAGGGGAGCGGGCAGGAGCTTGCTGCAGATCCTGATATCCTGGAGAACTGCGGGCTGACAGTCCCGCATTCGCTCCGGTATTGGCGGGCGGTTGCTGAGCGGTTCGGTCTGGAAGGCGAGAAGCCTTGCCTGACTGCTGAGAGCCTTGCTGCGCGGATCGCCTCACTGCAGGGAGAAGCGGAGAGCAGCGGGTCTGCGGGAAAGAGGGATGGCTATGAATGAACGGCTGCTGCTTGGACGCAGCATTGAGACCGGGTCCTGGGTGCACAAGCTGGATGCCCGCTCCAAAATAACCGGGATGTTATTGTATTTAGTCATTATTCTGCTGTCGCATTCCTGGGCAGCGATGGGGCTGCTGGCTGTATTCTCGATCGCGGTGATGGCGTCGACGCGCATCCCGCTCCAATATTTCATTAAAGCTGCCAAGCCTTTGCGGTTTTTGATGTTATTTATTTTCATTGTACAGATCCTGTCGGTGAAGGAAGGCGATGTATGGTTCTCGCTAGGGTCGTTTTCGCTGTACGAGGGCGGACTGCGTCTGGGATCCTTTTCGGTCATCCGCATGCTGTTTCTGATCACATTCACGGCGCTGCTGACCTTCACGACAACACCGGGCAAGCTGAATCAGGGTCTCGAAGGTATTCTTTCTCCGTTCAAGAAGCTGGGGTTATCACCGGACCGGCTCACGATGATGATTGGCATCGCCCTGCGCTTCATTCCGACGATTCTCGATGAAGCGCAGATCATTATGAAAGCCCAGGCCTCCCGCGGAGCGGATCTCAAGGAGCTGCCGCTGAAGGAAAAGGGGCGGATGCTCGTATCGCTGCTTGTACCGGTAATCACCAGCGCCTTCCGGCGCGCCCAGGATCTTGTCTATTCCATGGAAGCACGCGGCTTCCGCATGGATGCCCCGCGCAGCCAGTATCACCGCCTGAGGTGGGGCATGGCTGATACTTTGTTCGTCGTTATGTTCATCATCATGGGAGTTGCAGTAGCATTATTGTAATATTTTAGGGGGAAACAAGCATGGCACGTTATTTTAATGGCAGGGAAATTGAATTATTGGCACCGGCAGGGACGTTTGAGATTTTCAAGGATGTTGTTCAGTCGGCTTGTGACGCGGTTTATTTTGGCGGTCCGGTCCTTAATATGAGAATGATGCGCAAAGGCTACAATCTGTCGCACGAGGAAATTGCCCAGGCGCTGGTGATTGCCCACAGTCTTGATAAAAAAGTGTACGTTACCGTCAATAATCTGTTCAGTGAAGAGGATGTGGAAGAAGCCAGAGAATACCTGCGGTTCCTCGACGAAGTTCAGCCCGATGCGCTGATCGTGCAGGACATGGCGGTGCTGGAGCTGATCCGCGAGATGGGGCTTACGGTCCCAATTCATGCTTCAGTAATGATGAATGTCCACAACCTGGAGATGATCTACGCGCTGCGCGAGCTTGGGGTAAGCCGGGTAGTGACTTCGCGTGAGATGGATTTGCAGACGGCGAAGCTGCTGGGACAGAGAAGCGGAATGGAGCTGGAGTATTTCATTCACGGCGATATGTGTTCAGTGCATGGGGCCAACTGTTATTTCAGTTCCCAGGTGTTCGGGATGAGCAGCAACCGGGGGAAATGCATGAAGCCTTGCCGCTGGGATTACCGGATCAAGAAAGACGGCTATGTCTTCCCGGCAGAATATCCGCTGGCTGTCAAAGATATGTTCATGTATGAGCATCTTCCGGAGCTGATCGAATCGGGAATAACCTCCTTCAAAATTGAAGGCCGGATGCGCGACAAAGAATTTATGGTCATGCTGGCGAACAGCTACGGCGAAGCCATTGACCGCTACATCGATGATCCGATCGGCTTTGACCGTACCGTAGACTCCAAAGAGCTCTACAAAAACCGCAAACGCGATTTTTCCACCGCTTATGCTTTTGGCAAACCGGGCTTAGCGAACATTAACCGCCGTTATGAAGGTACAGGCAAGTTTTACAGCACAGGCAAGGTATTCAGCACACCTACTGCAGAGCGGGAATTGTCAGAGGACCGGGTAATGCAGCTGAAGGAACGGTTTGCGGAAGGTAAAAAAGCAAAATCAGCCAAACCTGAGCTTGCGGTACGTGTGAATAATATGGAGCAGGCAAAGCTGGTGCTTGAGCTGGGTGTAGACCATCTGTATCTTCCGGGGGATGTATTCGAGCCGGATCTGCCGTTCACCAAACAGGATATTAAAGAACTTGGGGCGCTGAAGGGCCGGACGAAGCTGTATCTGGGGATGCCGCGAATGATGACGGAGCTGCATTTTGATCAGTTCAGTCAATTGCTGAGCGGTGAGCGTCTGCCGGTTGACGGGCTGCTGGTTACGAATTTAGGGGCGATTCACCGCTTCAGAGATATGGGATATCCAATGATCGGAGACAGCAATCTTAACGTTTATAATCATCTCTCCGCTGGTTTATATACAGGCCTGGGTCTCCAGAAGCTGACGGTTTCACCAGAAATGACCATGGAGCATTTTGCCTCCTTTACCTCCCGTTGCGATCTGCCGCTTGAAGTTGTAGTTCACGGCACACCGGCACTGATGTATATGGAACATGATTTGTTTGAGAACACGGAGGTTATGGAGCCGATCGGCGAGGAAGATAATCTGCATGTCAGCAACAAGGTGCTCGTGCTTAAGACAGACAAAGGCGAAAACCCGGTCTATCGTGACCAGTATGGCCGCTGCCACCTGCTCTTCTCCAAAGAACTGTGCTTCCTGCCGATGCTGGGTGAAATGAGCGATCTCGGGATTGCCACCTTCCGGATTGAAGGAGCGACTTATAGCACCACTGAACTGCGGATCATCATTACAGCTTATCAGGCCGCTATGAACGGCACTAGTGATAAAGAAGATCTGCTGGGCGGATTGCAGCCTGTGTATGCAGGATATACCCTGGGTTCTCTGCAATTCAATTAATATTTAAAATTTAATATACAAAGCTGTATTATTTATGCGATACATTACAGATTGCCAAGTTACATTTTTCACAAACGATATGGATGGTTAGGGGCAGGCACGGACGATATAATAAGTAAAAAGCGCTGTGGATCATTCCTGCAGGCAGTGAATTTTCATCAGATGAAAGAGAGGGTATCTTCATGGAGCAATCACCATTCATCGGCAGAGAGGCTGTAGCCGCTAAACGCAAGCAATATTTCTATCCTTGTACAGCACACTTTTATCGTGATGCCCCGCAAATAGTCCGGGGAAGCATGCAATATGTCTATGATGAGAACGGCAAGGAATACACGGATTTCTTCGCTGGTGTTTCGGTTGTGGCCTGCGGCCACTGCAACCCGGCTATCACGGCCCGTACGATCGAGCAGCTGCAGCAACTGCAGCATACCTCGACGGTGTATTTGACCCAGCCGAATGTGGATCTCGCAGAACGGCTGGAAGCTGTGCTGCCGGGAGGCTTGTGCCGGAGCTTTTTTGTGAACAGCGGCTCGGAAGCCAATGAAGGTGCGCTGCTGCTGGCTAGAATGCATACCGGACGCAAGGGCTTTATTGCGCTGGAGAGCGGCCTGCACGGGCGGACCAATCTTACAATGAGCGTAACCGGACTGCAAATGTGGCGGACGGACAAGTATCTGGATGAGGATGTCACCTTTATTGAACGGCCGTATCATCCTGAGCTGTCGCTGGAGGAGGCTGCAGCACGCTCGGTTCAGAGCCTGAAGCGTGTTCTGGAAGAGAAGGGTGACAGCATTGCCGCAATGATCGTTGAACCGATTCAGGGCAATGGCGGCATGATTATGCCGGCGCCTTCGTATTTCCGCGAAGTTAAAGCGCTGCTTGAGCAATACGGTGTACTCTTGATTGACGATGAAATTCAAACCGGCTATGGACGTACGGGGGCCATGTTTGCGATTGAGCATTTCGGAGTCGTTCCGGATATCATCAGTATGGCAAAAGCGCTCGGCAACGGTGTTCCGGTGGCGGCCTTTGCAACCACGGATGAAATTGCCGGTTCGTTGAACCGTCCGTCAGCATCAACCTTTGGAGGTAATCCTGTGTCTGCGGCGACGGCACTGGCTGTGCTGGATTATATCGAAAGTGAGCGGTTGCCGGAGCGTGCTGCAGAGCTGGGCGGACATCTGAAACGCGGCCTGCAGCAGCTTCAGGCGAGTTATCCTGCGCTCATCTGTGATGTACGGGGCACCGGCTTCATGCTTGGCGCCGAATTAACCGGCAATGCAGCGGTCAGTGCGGCCGAGCTGACGGATGATGTGCTGGAAGAGATGAAGGACCGCGGGTACCTGATCGGCAAAAACGGTGTGAACCGCAATGTTCTTGCCTTCCAGCCGCCGCTTATCGTTACAGCGGAGAATATTGATGGTATGCTTAAAGTACTGAATGATGTGCTGCTTCAAGCATCGCATAAGCTAACTGCGGCCGTGCAGGCCGAGTAGACAAGCCGGACAGGAATCGAAGGTAAAGGACGAATGATATGGTTATATTGAATGCTTTCAAAACAACGGCCCTTAAGCTGAAAATGTTCAGCGAGCTGGTCATGTTCTCACATACGCTCTTCTCCCTGCCGTTTGCCATCATCTCGATGGTATGGGCAGCAGGCGGATGGCCTTCCGGCCATATGATGCTATGGGGGCTCATCGCACTGATCGGGGCGCGCAATGGTGCCAATGCCTTTAACCGGCTGGTGGACCGTACCTTTGATAAACAGAATCCGCGCACCGCGCACCGGCATCTGCCGCAGCGGCTGCTGGCGGAGAAAGAAGTTATTCTGTTTATCGTCATCAACTATGCACTGTTTATTGTTGCCTCCGGTATGCTGAACCTGCTCTGCCTGGTGTTGTCGCCGGTGGCGATTGTCCTGATCTCTACTTACTCTTATACTAAACGCTTTACCTTTCTCAGCCACTTATACCTGGGATTCGTGATTGCTTCGGCACCGATTGGTGCCTGGTTCGCGGTGACCGGGAATATCGCGTTTACCCCGTTTGTCATTGGCACGGTCGTTATGCTATGGATTGCCGGCTTTGACATCATCTACGGTACGCAGGATATCGATTTTGACCGGCGGCACGGCCTCTGGTCCATCCCGAGCTTCTTCGGGCTGGAGAACGCCCTGCGCATCTCCAAGGGCCTGCATTTCATCATGGTGCTGCTGCTGCTCTTCCTGTACCTCTGGCGTGATCTGGGCTGGATGTACCTTGTGGGCATCGGTATAGCCACCCTGCTCCTGATGACGGAGCACAGGATTATCAAACCTTCGAACCGTAAGCTGATGAAGGTGGCTTCGTATAATTTGAATCAGGTGATCAGTATGGTGATATTGCTGTGTACGCTGATTGATTATTTTTATGTTAGCTAGGGGGCGGCGGTGGCTCGGTTAGGGTGCTCTGCTGCGAGGAATGTTTGGACTTCCGGCAGCTGTTATGTCTGGATTCCCTGATTGGAAACCGCTGTTCGCGGTAGGAATCCAAACATAAAGGCGGACGCTATCGCTCCTACAGTTCCAAAATTCCTCTCCGCTCGCCTACACCTCGCCTGGGCTAACAACAAAAGAACAACATGCCTACCCAGCAGGGGGCGGCAGAAAGGCGCGTATAAGGCTGGCTACGCGCCTTTTTTGCTGTTCCCAACCCCCAAAAACCAAAAACCCCCATGCTAAACTCACTCACGGGCGCTACGCTGCGTTCGGCTGGTTTAGCGGTGGGAAGAAATGGATGCAAAAAAAAGAGCCCGAGGGCTCTTTTTTGCGTTTGAGGGGAGGCTTCAAGTGTTTAAAGATAGATTACATTAGTGATTAGTGATCGCGCCCTGCAAAATACTGCAGCAGGGTATCCAGATTGGCATGGGCCGGATAATCGGAGAGCTGCTGCACGATGGCTGCGGCTTGATCCAGATAGCTCTGGCTGACTGCCTCAGTACGGGCTAAGGCATCACTGCTGATGATTAGATCCAGTACATATGACACTTCTTCTTCGGAGGAGGCGGGGCCAATCGTACGAATCGCCGGAGCGAGCTTAGGGTCCTGAAGCGCAAAGAGCACGGGAAGGGTTACCTGGCCATGCCGCAGGTCGCTGCCGGCGGGCTTGCCCAGCACATCCGCAGACTGGGTGAAGTCAAGCAGGTCATCCTGTATCTGAAAGGACATGCCCAGCGCTTCCCCAAAAGTATAAAGCAGCTGTGCGACTTCTTCTGAGCTCTCCGTAGACAATGCGCCGACCCGCAGGCAGGTAGCCATTAGCAGGGCTGTCTTGTTGCGGGATTTCTCCAGGTATTGCTCAAGCGTCAGATTATAATCGAAGGCATGCTCCATCTGCTGGTATTCACCGAGGCAGAGCTGAGCGGTTGCTACGGCAGAGAGATCATGAACGTAGCGGTTTTTGTCTCCGGTATACTTGCTTAACAGCTCGATTACCCTGGCAGACATATAATTGCCGATATGAACAGCGGATAGAACACCGGTCTTCACGTGCAGGGCGGCACCGCCGCGCCGCAGCTCGGCATCGTCGATAATATCATCATGAATTAAAGAGGCTGCGTGGATAAATTCTGCAGCTGCGGACAGCTGCAGGGTTCTGCGTCCTGAAGGTTTGCGTCCAAACCGTCCGCCGACGATGACCATCAGCGGGCGGAGACGTTTGCCACCGGAGCCGACCAGCTCAAGAATGCTCTGGGCCAGCTGCGATTTTTTGGGAACATCCTTATCACGGGCCACGAGATTTTCGATTTCACGGTTAATTTCATTCAGATCTATATTCAAGGCTTCATGCAGCTTCATGTTTAGGATTCCCACCTGTCAAATGGCTTTGCTTGTGCG of the Paenibacillus pedocola genome contains:
- a CDS encoding UbiA-like polyprenyltransferase, which produces MVILNAFKTTALKLKMFSELVMFSHTLFSLPFAIISMVWAAGGWPSGHMMLWGLIALIGARNGANAFNRLVDRTFDKQNPRTAHRHLPQRLLAEKEVILFIVINYALFIVASGMLNLLCLVLSPVAIVLISTYSYTKRFTFLSHLYLGFVIASAPIGAWFAVTGNIAFTPFVIGTVVMLWIAGFDIIYGTQDIDFDRRHGLWSIPSFFGLENALRISKGLHFIMVLLLLFLYLWRDLGWMYLVGIGIATLLLMTEHRIIKPSNRKLMKVASYNLNQVISMVILLCTLIDYFYVS
- a CDS encoding polyprenyl synthetase family protein, whose translation is MKLHEALNIDLNEINREIENLVARDKDVPKKSQLAQSILELVGSGGKRLRPLMVIVGGRFGRKPSGRRTLQLSAAAEFIHAASLIHDDIIDDAELRRGGAALHVKTGVLSAVHIGNYMSARVIELLSKYTGDKNRYVHDLSAVATAQLCLGEYQQMEHAFDYNLTLEQYLEKSRNKTALLMATCLRVGALSTESSEEVAQLLYTFGEALGMSFQIQDDLLDFTQSADVLGKPAGSDLRHGQVTLPVLFALQDPKLAPAIRTIGPASSEEEVSYVLDLIISSDALARTEAVSQSYLDQAAAIVQQLSDYPAHANLDTLLQYFAGRDH
- a CDS encoding energy-coupling factor transporter ATPase — protein: MAIQLQQVSYTYADRSLWKQTALHDINLNISKGSMVGIAGATGSGKSTLLQLFNGILKPSEGTVSVLDVTIRAGEKSPKLLPLRRRVGLVFQFPEQQMFEETVEKDLIFGPLNFGMSPEEAKLRARQAMTDMGLDLSLLERNPFRLSGGQMRKAAIASVLAMDPDIVVLDEPTATLDPVSRAELISLLERLCREQGRTIIIVTHRMDELLPYADHWALLKEGRMAFQGSGQELAADPDILENCGLTVPHSLRYWRAVAERFGLEGEKPCLTAESLAARIASLQGEAESSGSAGKRDGYE
- a CDS encoding aspartate aminotransferase family protein — protein: MEQSPFIGREAVAAKRKQYFYPCTAHFYRDAPQIVRGSMQYVYDENGKEYTDFFAGVSVVACGHCNPAITARTIEQLQQLQHTSTVYLTQPNVDLAERLEAVLPGGLCRSFFVNSGSEANEGALLLARMHTGRKGFIALESGLHGRTNLTMSVTGLQMWRTDKYLDEDVTFIERPYHPELSLEEAAARSVQSLKRVLEEKGDSIAAMIVEPIQGNGGMIMPAPSYFREVKALLEQYGVLLIDDEIQTGYGRTGAMFAIEHFGVVPDIISMAKALGNGVPVAAFATTDEIAGSLNRPSASTFGGNPVSAATALAVLDYIESERLPERAAELGGHLKRGLQQLQASYPALICDVRGTGFMLGAELTGNAAVSAAELTDDVLEEMKDRGYLIGKNGVNRNVLAFQPPLIVTAENIDGMLKVLNDVLLQASHKLTAAVQAE
- a CDS encoding peptidase U32 family protein, translating into MARYFNGREIELLAPAGTFEIFKDVVQSACDAVYFGGPVLNMRMMRKGYNLSHEEIAQALVIAHSLDKKVYVTVNNLFSEEDVEEAREYLRFLDEVQPDALIVQDMAVLELIREMGLTVPIHASVMMNVHNLEMIYALRELGVSRVVTSREMDLQTAKLLGQRSGMELEYFIHGDMCSVHGANCYFSSQVFGMSSNRGKCMKPCRWDYRIKKDGYVFPAEYPLAVKDMFMYEHLPELIESGITSFKIEGRMRDKEFMVMLANSYGEAIDRYIDDPIGFDRTVDSKELYKNRKRDFSTAYAFGKPGLANINRRYEGTGKFYSTGKVFSTPTAERELSEDRVMQLKERFAEGKKAKSAKPELAVRVNNMEQAKLVLELGVDHLYLPGDVFEPDLPFTKQDIKELGALKGRTKLYLGMPRMMTELHFDQFSQLLSGERLPVDGLLVTNLGAIHRFRDMGYPMIGDSNLNVYNHLSAGLYTGLGLQKLTVSPEMTMEHFASFTSRCDLPLEVVVHGTPALMYMEHDLFENTEVMEPIGEEDNLHVSNKVLVLKTDKGENPVYRDQYGRCHLLFSKELCFLPMLGEMSDLGIATFRIEGATYSTTELRIIITAYQAAMNGTSDKEDLLGGLQPVYAGYTLGSLQFN
- a CDS encoding energy-coupling factor transporter transmembrane component T family protein encodes the protein MNERLLLGRSIETGSWVHKLDARSKITGMLLYLVIILLSHSWAAMGLLAVFSIAVMASTRIPLQYFIKAAKPLRFLMLFIFIVQILSVKEGDVWFSLGSFSLYEGGLRLGSFSVIRMLFLITFTALLTFTTTPGKLNQGLEGILSPFKKLGLSPDRLTMMIGIALRFIPTILDEAQIIMKAQASRGADLKELPLKEKGRMLVSLLVPVITSAFRRAQDLVYSMEARGFRMDAPRSQYHRLRWGMADTLFVVMFIIMGVAVALL